The following DNA comes from Fervidibacillus albus.
TGACCGAGATCATCGATGCGCTCATCCTTAATGAACAGGCGACGATATTAGAAAATGAAAAGGAATGAATCGATTCGGAAAGTATTTGAAGCATTGAACTGGGCGCGTCAATTTTTGCGGGAAAAGGGACGGGAAGAAAATGTCGCACATATCGCCATGGAGTTTTGCCTCGGAATGGGAAGAACTGAACTTTTGGCAAACATGCATCGCCCGTTGAACGCAACCGAATTCGAAACGTTTCAGCAAATGATTATTCAACATGGTGAAGGGGTACCGATTCAATACGTAATCGGTTATGAGGAATTTTATGGACGCAAATTTCATGTGAACGAACATTGTCTCATTCCTCGTCCGGAAACAGAAGAACTCGTCCTCGGCACGATTACCCGAATGAAGAAATCGTTTTCTAATCAGGCGTTGGAAGTGGTCGATATCGGTACGGGAAGCGGTGTGATCGCCATTACGTTAAAGTTGGAGGTGCCAACCCTTCATGTGACAGCGACGGACATTTCAACGAAGACGTTGGATGTAGCCAAAAACAATGCCCGTACCCTCGGTGCAAATATCGAATGGGTCGAAGGGGATTTACTTACACCTTTGATCGGCAGTAAGCGATTCGACTGTGTTGTCTCCAATCCTCCGTACATCCCGATTGGAGAAAAGGAGAATTTGTCTGTTATTGTAAAAAATTATGAACCGGAGCGCGCTTTGTTTGGCGGAACGGACGGACTCGTTTACTACCGAAAAATGATTGAACAGTTGCCCAACATATTAAAAAGAAAAGCCCTCGTCGGCTTCGAAATCGGTCATACGCAAGGTGACGCGGTTGCGAAACTATTGTTAAACAAATTTCCCAATGCGAAAGTGGAAATTGTGAAAGATTTGAACGGAAAACAACGGATGGTTTTCGCCTTCATCGAATCGATGTAACATTAAAAAAAGCGGTACACAAACCGATCTATCGGTTTTCGTACCGCTTTTTTCGTCGTACGCTTGCCTATGTTTTTTAGACATTGATCTTATTTGAAAAACGAGATGATTTTTTCAATAATTTCGATGAGGAAAAATTTCACTTCCGGTTCCTCTTCCGTTTCCTCGACGAAATGAGCATCCTTTTTAGTTGTTTTCGTTCCGGATGCATGTTGTTCTGTCGACGATTCGCTTTCATCCGGATCGTCTTGAATCGCAGAACTGGAGGAAAAGTCAAGGAAACAAAGGGGAGGGAAAAGGACGCACCACCAATTGGCTCCGTTCCCTTCACCGATCGTAATTAACACCGCTTCGTATGTGCCAGCAGGATAAAGGAACTGACCGTATAATTTTGTTGGAAACGCTACTTTTCCAAAGTCTACTTGTACGTTTTGCTTCACCTTTTCCCGCTCCAAAACGGAAGTAGATAAATCCTCGATTTCATCTAAATGTTCGATGATTACTTCCCTTGCTTCCTCTAATGATGTAAGATCATCCACCCATTCGGTTATTTGTTCATTGACTAAATCCCGAATTTCCCTTTTGATTCGCTGATCCTGTTCGGAATTGCTGTTGGCTAATATTCGGAGACGGATCGCTTCCTTTGGAATGGTAATTACTTCTTCGTTCGCTGCAAAGCTTTTCGGGATATATAAACTGAAACTCGTTGCAATTGTAACCACGATAAAAAAGAAGGCGGCTACCAAACTATGATTTTTATTCATGATTCCCTCTCCCTTCTGTAAATCATTGTTGACCAATTCTATGAAACTTATACGCCGGCTTTCCGCTTTTTTCGGAGATTTACATTGCTATACTGTCGCTTGAATAGATTTTTTTAAGAGGAAATCGTTCATCGAAGATCAAAATTGTGGATAATAGGGGAAAAAAGGTAGAGTTAGAAACAGAGTTATACACATTCTAATGATGCTTATTCACAAATTGTGGATAACTTTCTTTTAACGGTGTTAACGGTCGTTTAAATTTGTTTGTGAAATACGGTATAATGATGATAGCAAAGAGTATTTGACTTTTTTCAGAAGAAGGAGTTCTATATGGATACGAAAATATGGAAAGTGGATAAAAATGTGGATAATTTACTCACATATCCACAAATCATCGAAGCGGCTCGGTGGTTGCAAAAAAATGCTCTCGTTGCTTTTCCGACTGAAACGGTGTACGGACTTGGGGCGAATGCCAAAAGCGATGAGGCGGTGAAGAAAATTTTCGAAGCGAAGGGAAGACCGAGTGATAACCCGCTCATCATTCATATAAGCGATCAGGAAGAGGTAGCACAATACGTTGAAGAAATTCCGGAAGTCGCCTCGAAGCTAATGGATCGTTTTTGGCCGGGTCCGTTGACGATTATTTTACGAAAAAGGAAGGGAATTTTGTCGGATCGAGCGACGACAAGTTTACCGACCGTTGCCCTTCGCATGCCGGATCACCCGATTGCCTTAGCGGTCATTCGTGCTAGCGGACTTCCGATTGCTGCACCGAGTGCCAATTTGTCTGGGAAACCGTCTCCTACAAAATTCACCCATGTATATAACGATATGAACGGGAAAATCGCTGGAATCATAGACGGTGGCGATACGGGGGTCGGGTTGGAATCGACGGTCATCGATTGTACGAATCCGACGCCTGTTATTTTACGACCTGGTGGCATTACGAAGGAAGAAATTGAAGGAGTCATTGGAGAAGTATTAATGGACCCGGCTCTTCAATCCAACGATGAAAAACCAAAATCCCCCGGTATGAAATATACGCACTACGCTCCGAAGGCACCAGTCCTATTAGTTGATGGATCGGACTTGTTTATACAACAAACGATCGACCGCTACATTGCGGAAGGTAAGAAAGTAGGCGTCTTAACGACCGAAGAAAAGAAAAATCGTTGGAAGGCGGATATTGTATTGGGTTGTGGAAAACGTTGCGACTTGTCCACGGTGGCCAATCGGTTATATGATAGTTTACGTGCCTTCGATGAAACGAACGTAGAGATTATATTAAGTGAAACATTTCCGAACCGTGGCATTGGTCGGGCTATTATGAATCGACTGATGAAAGCAGCCGGTCATCGTATCTTGAAGCAATCCCGTTCTATCGATGGTAGAAATATCGTCAACTGGAAAGAAACGGATAATCGTTGAAAAGTCTATTCCCCCGAAAACGAGCATATGTTTATTAAAGCATGTCCCAATGTTTAAGGGGGAAAATGATGACAAGTGTAATTCAAGAATTAATCACATTATCAATTATGGCCTTTGCTGTCGGAATGGATGCTTTTTCCGTCGGCCTCGGTATGGGAATGATTCCGTTACGTCGAAAACAATTGTTTCTCATCGGCTTAACGGTTGGTTTTTTCCATATTTGGATGCCTTTATTCGGGATATTTACGGGTAAATTATTTTCCGAAACGTTCGGGACATTTGCCACTTATACCGGCGGAATCATCCTCGTCATCCTCGGAAGCGAAATGTGTTTTTCGAGCCTTAAAAAGGAAAAGAAAGTTCGGTTTAAACCCGTTGGACTTGGATTACTGATGTTCGCCTTTTCCGTTAGTATGGACAGTTTTTCCCTCGGGTTAACTTTAGGCATATTCGGTGCCCGGGCGATTACTGCCATCCTTTTATTCGGTCTGTTTTCCACCTGTTTAACTTGGACGGGTCTGATGCTTGGGTCAAAGGTGAAAGGTTTGTTAGGAAATTATAGCGAGGCGTTAGGTGGATCCATCCTTTTATTTTTCGGCCTTAAATTTTTGTTTCCCATCTAATCGGGATAGAAGTTCGGAATAAAGGATTTATCGGAATTTTCCTAGTTATTACTTGGTATATTTATCCATCTTGATTATAATAAAAGTAGGAGGACAAAAAATGACAAATATTTTATTCGTTTGTACGGGCAATACGTGTCGAAGTCCGATGGCGGCTGCTCTATTACAAGACAAAGATGTGGACGGATTGGCGGTAAATTCGGCGGGAATTTTCGCAATGGAAGGAGCGGACGCATCTCCTTTAGCAAAGCAAGTATTAAATGAAAACGATATCAAATATGACCATTCTTCCACATTACTTACCGAAAAAGAGGTCGATTGGGCGGATGTGATCTTAACGATGACGAAGTCCCACAAAGATTTAATCAACAGTCGTTTCGGAAAGACAATAGGGAAAACGTTTACTTTGAAAGAATTCGTTGATGAGGGGGAAAAGGATGTTGCGGACCCGTTCGGAGGTAACATCGATACATATAGACAAACATTTCAAGAACTAGCTGAACTCATAGAAAAATTGGTGGAAAAATTTGCGGAGGATGGAGAAGGATTGGAGGCATAAGAATGGTAGAAAAAAGGAAGTACCGTTTTAGCATCCGAATCAAGCTAGTTATTATGACGACGATTTTGGCGATCATTACATATTCGACGAGCGCTTTTTTTATTTACGTATTATATCCGATGTATTTTAAACAAATGACGAACCAAGTTGTTTTCACGCTACTTACCCTTTCCCTCGGCATTCTTTGGTCAGGCATTTTGGCTTACATCGTCGGTTATTATTTTGTAAAACCTTTGAAACGATTAGAAATGGCCGCGGAAGAAGCGTCCAATGGAAATATTTCGATGGACGTACAAATCTCAAAAACGGACGATGAAATTCGCTCCCTCGGCATCGCGTTTAACCATATGTTAAAAAATTTGCGGCAAATGGTTAAGTTGATTGAAGATAATTTCGCTGCGACGAATGAGAAAGTGTTGCTCATTTCCGAAGAAACGAAGAAGGCAACGGAACAGGCGGAAAATATTGCTCGAACCGTCGATGAGATATCGATGGGAGCGGAAAATTCTGCCCAATCGATTACGAATACGGCCGAATCGATCGATGACGTGACATCATTAGCTAAAGATGTTCAACGGAAGGCGAAACATTCGGAAACGACGGCAAAGGAAATGCTCGACGTTTTAGGAGAAAGTAAAAAGGTCATTTGCTCTTTAATCGACGGCATTCAACATGTGGCGAACGGAAATAAGGAAACGTTACAGTCGGTGGAACGTCTCTCGAATCAAGCGGCCAAAATCGAACAAATTATTCAACTTGTCGGTGATATAGCCGATCAGACGAATTTACTTGCCCTTAATGCGTCCATTGAAGCGGCACGTGCCGGACAACACGGTCGAGGTTTTGCCGTCGTAGCGGATGAAGTAAGGAAACTAGCCGATGAAAGCGCAAAAGCGGTAAGCGGTATCACGGAGCTCATAACGAATATTCAAACGGAAGTGAAGACGGTCGTTGAACATATAACCGAACAAGTACAAGTCGTTGATCGGGAAGTGGAGAAGGCGGGTTCGGCGAATACGATGATGGAAACGATGGCATCGACGACATATCAAGTGGCAGATGAAGTTGAAAAAATAACCAGATTAATCGATCAACAAATGGAAAGCATTCAAAAAACGGCAGAGGATTCCCAAGATGTTTCTGCCATTGCCGAACAAACATCCGCCGGTGCCCAACAAGTAGCAGCAGCGACGCAGGAACAAACATACGTCATGGAAAATATTAAACAAACCGGAATAGAATTGAAAAGTAATGCGGAAAAATTACGAAAGACGATCACTCAATTTAAAGTTTAATGTACGCCTAGGCAATATTTACATAACCGTTTTTGTCTCACTTTTTCACCATTGGCACATTTCAAAACGTTTTAACTCCATTCGTTTGATGACGGAAAAGTTCGTGATTTGTTCAAGAGCCTTTTTATTTTTTTGAAAGTGTGTCAAAATAGAACTGACATATTGGAAACTCGAGGTGAAAATCATGAAAGTGGCTGTAGCAAGCGATCACGGAGGTATTCATATCCGTGCGGAGATCATCGACCTGTTAAAGGAAATGGGATTGGAATACGAAGACTTCGGTTGCGATTGTGAAACGTCGGTGGACTATCCTGACTATGCTCTTCCCGTTGCCGAAAAAGTCGCGAATGGTGAATTCGATCGGGCTATTTTAATTTGCGGTACAGGCATTGGTATGAGCATCGCCGCGAACAAAGTAAAGGGTATTCGTTGTTCTCTTTGTCATGACGTGTACAGTGCAAGACTTACGAGAGAACATAACGATGCGAACGTTTTAGCAATGGGGGAACGGGTTATCGGACCGGGACTTGCGAGGGATATTGCGAAAACGTGGTTGACGACCGAATTTACCGGAGGAAGACACGAAAGAAGAATTGGTAAAATTACCGACTACGAGAAAAACGATTAATGTAACGATAGTACCAACCCACAGATTTTGTTCTGTGGGTTTTTCACACAAAAAAAGATTTATAAGAAATATTCGCATGGGGGTGGTTGGATGGAAAGGGAACAAATTTGGAGACAGGAATTAAAGTCGATTTTACAACAATTTCAAAAACAAATCGATCCGAAACCGAATCAAATTTTCGTCATCGGTTGTTCCACCTCAGAAGTCATTGGGGAAAAAATCGGAACGGCCGGTTCATTGGAAGTGGCAAAAATGCTTTATTCCGAAATAAAGGCGTTCGCAAAGAAAAACGGACTACAACTCGCCATCCAATGTTGTGAACATTTAAACCGTGCCCTTGTCGTAGAAAGGAATGTTCAAGAGGAAAGGGGTTACGACGAAGTGTCCGTCATTCCCGTACCTAATGCGGGCGGTTCGATGGCGACGGTTGCTTATCGGAATATGGAGTCACCTGTTGTCGTTGAATCAATTCAAGCCGATTACGGTATGGACATCGGCGATACGTTTATCGGTATGCATTTCAAACCGGTTGTCGTTCCCGTTCGAGTATCAATAACAACGATTGGGAAAGCCCATGTTACGTTGGCGAAAACCCGCCCGAAATTAATCGGGGGACAAAGAGCGGTCTATTCCATCAAAGAAGCTGAATCCCATTGTACGTAAAGAATTTTGAATCAATGGGTAGACATTTTTCCGCCATGACGACATAAACCGTGATAAAATATATAAGAAAATCGTCGTTTGAGAAAGGGGAAGGGAAGCTTGAATGAACTAAAAAATCAAGATATGGAAGTGTATGAAGCGATTCAAGGGGAATTGAATCGACAACGGGAACATATTGAATTGATCGCTTCGGAAAATTTTGTTTCAAAGGCGGTTATGGAAGCACAAGGGTCCGTGTTGACGAATAAATACGCGGAAGGCTATCCGGGTAGACGGTATTATGGTGGATGTGATTATGTCGATGTCGCAGAAAATATCGCCAGAAACCGAGCGAAAACCATTTTCGGAGCGGAACATGCAAACGTCCAACCCCATTCCGGCGCCCAAGCGAATATGGCCGTTTACTTTACCGTTTTACAACCGGGTGATACCGTTTTAGGCATGAACTTGTCCCATGGCGGACATTTGACCCACGGTAGTCCAGTGAACTTTAGCGGTATTCAATACAATTTCGTTGACTATGGCGTAGACGAAAAGACGCAAATGATTAATTATGACGATGTTTTACAAAAGGCGAAGGAACATAAACCGAAATTAATTGTCGCCGGGGCGAGTGCCTATCCGCGGACAATTGACTTTCAAAAATTCCGCGAAATCGCCGATGAGGTCGGTGCGTATTTAATGGTGGATATGGCCCATATTGCTGGCTTAGTCGCCGTTGGACTCCATCCGAATCCGGTTCCTTATGCTGATTTTGTCACGACGACGACCCATAAAACGTTGCGCGGCCCACGGGGGGGAATGATTTTATGCAAAGAGCAATTCGCGAAAAAAATTGATAAAGCGATCTTCCCTGGTATTCAAGGTGGCCCGCTTATGCACGTTATTGCAGCGAAAGCGGTGGCGTTCGGAGAAGTGTTACAAGACTCCTTCAAACAATATATGAAAAATGTGATCAATAATGCGAAAAAGCTCGGAGAAACGTTAAAAGAAGAAGGTTTTGATCTCGTATCCGGGGGTACCGATAATCATCTATTGCTCGTCGATTTAAGAAAGTTTGGTATTACTGGAAAAGCGGCAGAAAAAGCGCTCGATGAAGTCGGTATTACGGTGAACAAAAATACGATTCCCTTTGACCCTGAAAGCCCGTTCGTGACAAGTGGCATTCGAATCGGAACGCCTGCGGTAACGACGCGAGGGTTTACGGAAAAGGATATGGAAGAAGTAGGGAAAATTATTGCCTTTACATTGAAAAATATCGATGATGAACAAGTGAAACGAGAAGCAAAATTGCGGGTTCAATCGTTAACAAAAAAATATCCGATTTATGAATAAGTCACCTCTGTTGGTGGCTTTTCGTTTAGACTCCACAAAAAAATCGGTTTTATTTAGCTTTTTAGCATTGATAAAAAAACGACATGGAATTAAACGAAAAAACAATCATTTCGCCTGTTAACTAACACAACCATCGAAATTTTCGAAAAAACTGTTAACAATGAATACGGCTATTGCGAAACCTCTTATTTTTATGTAAAATGAATCGAAGTGTGTTATTGAGTTCGACTTAATCTTTACGCGAGCATCTCCAAATTTCAATGAATAAAAGGAGTGAAAAACATGGGGAAAGTATTTGTTTTTGATCATCCATTAATTCAACACAAATTGACGTACATCCGCCAAAAGGAAACCGGAACGAAGGAATTTCGCGAACTCGTCGATGAAATTGCGACCCTTATGGCCTTTGAGGTGACCCGTGACTTACCTTTAACAGATATTGAAATCGAAACGCCGATATGTAAAACGAAGGCGAAAGTGTTAACCGGAAAGAAACTCGGCGTCGTCCCAATTTTGCGTGCAGGAATAGGGATGGTTGACGGAATATTGAAACTTATTCCGAATGCACGCGTTGGCCATGTCGGATTGTATCGCGACCCGAAAACGTTAAAACCGGTGGAATACTATGTGAAATTACCTACAGATATCGAGGAACGGGATTTTATCGTTGTCGATCCGATGCTGGCTACAGGTGGGTCTGCTGTTGAAGCGATTCATGCATTGAAAAAACGAGGAGCGAAACATATCATGTTTATGTGTTTAATCGCTGCTCCTGAAGGCGTGAAAACGTTAGAAGAAGCCCATCCGGATGTGGATATTTACATCGCCGCTTTGGATGAGAAGTTGAACGAAAAAGGTTACATCGTTCCCGGTCTTGGAGATGCAGGCGATCGTCTGTTCGGAACAAAATAAATATCTTTCAGTCGGAAATAACGGGACAGTCCCCGTTATTTCCCGCCTGTTTTTTCAAAAAGGGTTTTCTTTCCCCATTACGATCGCCTTTTCGAAAATGAAGCATCTTTGAAAATAGAATTTTAAAGGATGTGTTTAATTTGGATCATCGAGTAAAAGTCATGTTGATTTTCGGAACGAGACCGGAAGCGATTAAAATGGCCCCCCTTGTTCTCGAATTGCAAAAACGGAAGGAACAATTTGAAACGATCGTTACCGTTACTGCCCAGCATCGACAAATGTTGGATCAAGTTTTACATATTTTCGGGATCGATCCGGATTTCGATTTAAATATAATGAAAGATCGGCAAACGTTAATCGATGTGACGACCAAGGGATTGGAAGGCTTAGACGACGTGATGAAAAAGGTTCGCCCGGATATCGTGTTAGTTCACGGAGATACGACGACGACCTTTGTTGCTAGTTTAGCGGCCTTTTACAACAAAATTGTCGTCGGTCATGTGGAAGCCGGACTTCGCACTTGGAATAAATATTCTCCTTATCCGGAGGAGATGAACAGACAACTGACCGGTGTGTTGGCTGATCTTCATTTTGCACCGACGATTCAATCCGCATCCAATTTACAGGACGAAAATAAAAGGGATGAAACGATTTTCGTCACGGGGAATACAGCCATCGACGCGTTAAAAACGACGGTGAAGGATGAATATACTCATCCCGTTTTAGATCAAATCGGAAACGATCGAATGATTTTATTGACTGCCCATCGAAGGGAAAATCTCGGTGAACCGATGCGGAATATGTTCCGTGCCATTAAACGAATTGTACGGGAAACACCGGATGTACAAGTCGTTTATCCCGTTCATTTAAATCCGGTTGTACGAGAAGTTGCCAATGAAATTTTAGGGAACGATTCACGTATTCACCTTATTGAACCGTTAGATGTGATTGATTTCCATAATTTCGCAGCACGAGCTTATCTCATTTTGACCGATTCCGGTGGTATTCAAGAAGAAGCTCCTTCGTTAGGAAAACCTGTGCTCGTTTTACGGGATACGACGGAGCGGCCAGAGGGAATCGAAGCTGGGACGTTAAAATTGGCCGGTATTCAAGAAGAGCCGATTTACGAACTGACGAAGGAATTGCTTTCAGACGAAAGGGCGTATGAACAAATGGCCCAGGCGGCGAATCCGTACGGAGATGGTCACGCTTCTAAACGAATTGCAGATGCCATTTTATATTATTTTCATAAGACGGACAAATTGCCAAAACCTTTTCATCCATAACGAGTCTACTGAGAAATCAGTAGGCTTTTTTGTTTGCAAATCGATTTCAGACTTTAGGAATTTCAGCAGTTGATACCAACATCTGGAATTTATAATTTATTTTTCTTTCCAAATACTACAATTAAAAAATAAAAGGCACGGTGGTAAGGAGGTTACCTTTGAAAAAAATCATATCAATCCTTATTCTTTTTCCATTTCTTTTCAATCTTTCCCCATCTATTTCTACATCGGCCACAGAAGATCGGACCGTCTCATCTGCCATCGTTTTGCTAAGAAACCCCCTGTCCAAAAAAGAAATCGGGCAATTGGTCCAAACATACCGTCAACTGGAACTGGATTTTGTGTACGAAACAATTTTTCCTGGATTTTCTGTAAAGGGATCGAAACGGGCGATTGATCAGTTGAAGAAAGATGGTCGAGTGCTACACACATTCCCATCCACTACCCATCAATTGCAATTTGCCATCGGGGACGAACGAACCTCTCCCTATTGGAAAGAAGCCGCGTTGGATTTGCTACAAGATGGGCGCAAATTTTTCGAAAGCCAATTGCCGAACGATTCTTTTTCCGATAATCATGTTCCCAATTCAACCGATCGCAAGACAATCCCCATTTCATCCCAACTGTACAACCTTTTACAAAAACCGATGAGCATTTCATTCATTGGGACGGATAGTATTCGGAATATGACAGATGAAAAGGGAGAACGGTTAACGGGAAAGGGGATAAAGGTCGGTATAATCGACACGGGAATCGACTATACCCATCCGGATCTATTTCGTAATTATGAAAAGGGTTATGATTTTGTCGACCGAGATGAAGATCCGCTCGAAAAGGATGTTGGCACCATTCACGGTACACATGTAGCGGGAATTATCGCAGCGAATGGAAAAATGGTCGGCATGGCTCCGGATGCTCGGCTATACGTGTACAGAGCATTAGGTGCAGACGGAAGGGGAACGACGGAACAAATATTGGCAGCCATTGATCAGGCGATAAAAGACGGGGTGGATATTTTAAACTTATCTCTCGGGATTCAAATTAACGGTCCAGACTTACCGACGAGTATCGCCATCGATGCGGCAGTGAAACGGGGGATCGTAGCGGTCGTCTCAAGCGGTAATGCCGGTCCACATCTTTGGACAGTTGGTTCCCCAGGGACGTCGCAAAAGGCGATTTCCGTAGGTGCATCTACCCCACCATTAAAAATTCCGTATTTA
Coding sequences within:
- the prmC gene encoding peptide chain release factor N(5)-glutamine methyltransferase; this translates as MKRNESIRKVFEALNWARQFLREKGREENVAHIAMEFCLGMGRTELLANMHRPLNATEFETFQQMIIQHGEGVPIQYVIGYEEFYGRKFHVNEHCLIPRPETEELVLGTITRMKKSFSNQALEVVDIGTGSGVIAITLKLEVPTLHVTATDISTKTLDVAKNNARTLGANIEWVEGDLLTPLIGSKRFDCVVSNPPYIPIGEKENLSVIVKNYEPERALFGGTDGLVYYRKMIEQLPNILKRKALVGFEIGHTQGDAVAKLLLNKFPNAKVEIVKDLNGKQRMVFAFIESM
- the spoIIR gene encoding stage II sporulation protein R, yielding MNKNHSLVAAFFFIVVTIATSFSLYIPKSFAANEEVITIPKEAIRLRILANSNSEQDQRIKREIRDLVNEQITEWVDDLTSLEEAREVIIEHLDEIEDLSTSVLEREKVKQNVQVDFGKVAFPTKLYGQFLYPAGTYEAVLITIGEGNGANWWCVLFPPLCFLDFSSSSAIQDDPDESESSTEQHASGTKTTKKDAHFVEETEEEPEVKFFLIEIIEKIISFFK
- a CDS encoding L-threonylcarbamoyladenylate synthase is translated as MDTKIWKVDKNVDNLLTYPQIIEAARWLQKNALVAFPTETVYGLGANAKSDEAVKKIFEAKGRPSDNPLIIHISDQEEVAQYVEEIPEVASKLMDRFWPGPLTIILRKRKGILSDRATTSLPTVALRMPDHPIALAVIRASGLPIAAPSANLSGKPSPTKFTHVYNDMNGKIAGIIDGGDTGVGLESTVIDCTNPTPVILRPGGITKEEIEGVIGEVLMDPALQSNDEKPKSPGMKYTHYAPKAPVLLVDGSDLFIQQTIDRYIAEGKKVGVLTTEEKKNRWKADIVLGCGKRCDLSTVANRLYDSLRAFDETNVEIILSETFPNRGIGRAIMNRLMKAAGHRILKQSRSIDGRNIVNWKETDNR
- a CDS encoding manganese efflux pump MntP family protein, whose protein sequence is MTSVIQELITLSIMAFAVGMDAFSVGLGMGMIPLRRKQLFLIGLTVGFFHIWMPLFGIFTGKLFSETFGTFATYTGGIILVILGSEMCFSSLKKEKKVRFKPVGLGLLMFAFSVSMDSFSLGLTLGIFGARAITAILLFGLFSTCLTWTGLMLGSKVKGLLGNYSEALGGSILLFFGLKFLFPI
- a CDS encoding low molecular weight protein arginine phosphatase, with amino-acid sequence MTNILFVCTGNTCRSPMAAALLQDKDVDGLAVNSAGIFAMEGADASPLAKQVLNENDIKYDHSSTLLTEKEVDWADVILTMTKSHKDLINSRFGKTIGKTFTLKEFVDEGEKDVADPFGGNIDTYRQTFQELAELIEKLVEKFAEDGEGLEA
- a CDS encoding methyl-accepting chemotaxis protein; the protein is MVEKRKYRFSIRIKLVIMTTILAIITYSTSAFFIYVLYPMYFKQMTNQVVFTLLTLSLGILWSGILAYIVGYYFVKPLKRLEMAAEEASNGNISMDVQISKTDDEIRSLGIAFNHMLKNLRQMVKLIEDNFAATNEKVLLISEETKKATEQAENIARTVDEISMGAENSAQSITNTAESIDDVTSLAKDVQRKAKHSETTAKEMLDVLGESKKVICSLIDGIQHVANGNKETLQSVERLSNQAAKIEQIIQLVGDIADQTNLLALNASIEAARAGQHGRGFAVVADEVRKLADESAKAVSGITELITNIQTEVKTVVEHITEQVQVVDREVEKAGSANTMMETMASTTYQVADEVEKITRLIDQQMESIQKTAEDSQDVSAIAEQTSAGAQQVAAATQEQTYVMENIKQTGIELKSNAEKLRKTITQFKV
- the rpiB gene encoding ribose 5-phosphate isomerase B, with translation MKVAVASDHGGIHIRAEIIDLLKEMGLEYEDFGCDCETSVDYPDYALPVAEKVANGEFDRAILICGTGIGMSIAANKVKGIRCSLCHDVYSARLTREHNDANVLAMGERVIGPGLARDIAKTWLTTEFTGGRHERRIGKITDYEKND
- a CDS encoding TIGR01440 family protein → MEREQIWRQELKSILQQFQKQIDPKPNQIFVIGCSTSEVIGEKIGTAGSLEVAKMLYSEIKAFAKKNGLQLAIQCCEHLNRALVVERNVQEERGYDEVSVIPVPNAGGSMATVAYRNMESPVVVESIQADYGMDIGDTFIGMHFKPVVVPVRVSITTIGKAHVTLAKTRPKLIGGQRAVYSIKEAESHCT
- the glyA gene encoding serine hydroxymethyltransferase, with the translated sequence MNELKNQDMEVYEAIQGELNRQREHIELIASENFVSKAVMEAQGSVLTNKYAEGYPGRRYYGGCDYVDVAENIARNRAKTIFGAEHANVQPHSGAQANMAVYFTVLQPGDTVLGMNLSHGGHLTHGSPVNFSGIQYNFVDYGVDEKTQMINYDDVLQKAKEHKPKLIVAGASAYPRTIDFQKFREIADEVGAYLMVDMAHIAGLVAVGLHPNPVPYADFVTTTTHKTLRGPRGGMILCKEQFAKKIDKAIFPGIQGGPLMHVIAAKAVAFGEVLQDSFKQYMKNVINNAKKLGETLKEEGFDLVSGGTDNHLLLVDLRKFGITGKAAEKALDEVGITVNKNTIPFDPESPFVTSGIRIGTPAVTTRGFTEKDMEEVGKIIAFTLKNIDDEQVKREAKLRVQSLTKKYPIYE
- the upp gene encoding uracil phosphoribosyltransferase, which produces MGKVFVFDHPLIQHKLTYIRQKETGTKEFRELVDEIATLMAFEVTRDLPLTDIEIETPICKTKAKVLTGKKLGVVPILRAGIGMVDGILKLIPNARVGHVGLYRDPKTLKPVEYYVKLPTDIEERDFIVVDPMLATGGSAVEAIHALKKRGAKHIMFMCLIAAPEGVKTLEEAHPDVDIYIAALDEKLNEKGYIVPGLGDAGDRLFGTK
- the wecB gene encoding non-hydrolyzing UDP-N-acetylglucosamine 2-epimerase, which produces MLIFGTRPEAIKMAPLVLELQKRKEQFETIVTVTAQHRQMLDQVLHIFGIDPDFDLNIMKDRQTLIDVTTKGLEGLDDVMKKVRPDIVLVHGDTTTTFVASLAAFYNKIVVGHVEAGLRTWNKYSPYPEEMNRQLTGVLADLHFAPTIQSASNLQDENKRDETIFVTGNTAIDALKTTVKDEYTHPVLDQIGNDRMILLTAHRRENLGEPMRNMFRAIKRIVRETPDVQVVYPVHLNPVVREVANEILGNDSRIHLIEPLDVIDFHNFAARAYLILTDSGGIQEEAPSLGKPVLVLRDTTERPEGIEAGTLKLAGIQEEPIYELTKELLSDERAYEQMAQAANPYGDGHASKRIADAILYYFHKTDKLPKPFHP